Within the Nicotiana tabacum cultivar K326 chromosome 11, ASM71507v2, whole genome shotgun sequence genome, the region aaatataactagATGTCAACAAAAGATTAAGAAGGATCTGCACTATTGAAGACGAGAATTTAGTATATGCAAGCTACAAATATCCAACCTTGCGCCTAGTTGACACCAGAGAGAAACAAAATACACCATGAAAGTTTCCTTTTCACACTTCTGGATCTTATTTGTTCACTGCTCGTATGAGCCCTCGAAAAGGGTACACCGAATTCGAGAAAACACTGCACTCTCTCGCGGAGTATAGCTTACATCCAAACATTTGATTGGGGAACGGGGCAACGCCCATGAAGCTCTGGCGAAAAGGGACCAGGCTGTATGCCCATAGGTGCACGATTCTTCGAAAAAGCGCAGGCTGCCTCGGAGACCTGGGACCTTGGCTTAGTAATGAATGAAGGGAAGCTCTTCGAGCTTTCTCCGCCAACGGCTTAAGCAGTGGTCGGCCTTATAAAGCTCGCTAAGCCTCGCTTCCCTCCCCTTCACTTATTAATTAAGTGAAAAATAGTCATGGGCATTCTATAAGTGACTTGAGCAGAGGAGATAAGAAAAGGCTCAGCAGAGGGTATCTGGTAACTGTTATGAATGTGGAGTGGGGAATTTTTCCCGTTACTGTTCCAATGTTCAGACGGACAAATGCTGCTTGGGGAGTGCAGAATAGACCAGCTAAAGATGGAAGAGTGAACGTTGTCGAGCTTAAAGCCCGGGAAGCTCTAAAGGTAAGTTCAAGTAGGAAACATTGTGTTCCCACAAGAAAAGAAGCACATATTTTTTATAGGTTGATTTGATCTCACCTTAggaatagtcttttatctttaATCGCATTCTGGTGCACCCATATAGCACCTACGTGTATGGAAGATTGGGCttcttttgtagagaatcatgttctgttgtaaattctctactttttaTATACTTCTTGTACGCGGGAGTTCtatcccttttgattaatacaatttaccttatcaaaaaaaggATTTGATTTGATAAATGGAAGGAAATTGTCAATTGAATTGGCTGAAAACTATGGTAAAGGGGAGCCCAACGTCCTCAGCAGAGAGGAATGTCACATGCATTTCTCACTCCCCccgcaaaaaaaaaaacacataaaaAAAGTATTCCTATTCCAATCAACCAAATGATATTAGCCTAATTTATTTGAACTGTAGAATAAAAAGAGCCCCATTGGAGTGAAATATATATAGTACTCATACTGTTGTTCCCAATTGATTTGGATTGAGGTGTAGCTGATTGGTTGATTTCGTGAGAAAACATGAATAAAAGGAGCTCACTTGTGAATTGTGATTCATCTGCCGTTGTATTTTAAAACACGAAAAGAAGAATGTGAATTTCATATTAACTCGACACCGCATCAACAACtcagttatttttatttttctgaaaattATATAGTTATTTCGAATAGGTATAGCATCCCATTGAAAACATGAATGTTGTATATCACACAAACAATAGGGCGGCGGGGGTTACATTACATCTTGAATGagttacaagaaaaataattatcttgaggATAACTgctgattaaaaaaaaattaccttgAGGATAACCAACAACAGCCACAGCTTCTTGGAGAAATGGAACATCACCAAGCTCCAAAGAGTTCATGCCCTCCCAGAATTCTTCACTTTCTACTACCAGAATAGCCAAGTCACATTCATGACCAACAGCTTGCACTGTTGCTCTATACTTGGTAGGAGAACCATGCTTTCTTACAAGTACAAATGTATGATCAGCCACAACATGAGCATTTGTTAGGATCCTCTTTCCCGGAATAACAAAACCTATAACATTTAAGAATGCAAAATCCAAAAGTAAGCTTTATGTTCTCTTAAATTTTTAGTAGGTCAGATACTTGATATGAGCTCTGTATTCTCttcttttaagaaaaagaaactatTACACATAAAGGGTGGGAAAGGGGAAATGGGGGAGGGGATTACAAGTGGGGAATCGAAACCCAACCTTGTAACAAAAATCAGATAAGAGAATTAACCTTCCAAAATCGAGTCTCCACAACAAATCAATCAACACTCCTCAATCCTAAACTAATTGGAGATACAACATCAATAATTTCATGCTTCAATCCTAAACTAGTTGGCGTTGGGACAACAAATATCTAATACTTGCAGCCCTTGGGACAACAGCAATTTATTTATCTCAATGAACAATAACTTCATAAAAGATAGCCTTTTTACAAGGCTTCCTTAGTAAATGAATTGCCAATATATGTAAAATTTTCACAATAACCAAATGCctagtaaaaacaaaaaggaagcATTACACTGATAGAGAGTAACATACTTggaaaataaatgaaagaaaataaaaataccaGAGCCGGTAGTTTCACGTTGGGACTTGTTCTGCCATGGAAGGAAGTAATTAGGACTACTGGAAACAGTGAATATCTTAACTACAGAATCCAATGCTAGCTCTATTGCTAAATAAGCATCCACCATTACACTACTTAATCGCTGCTCCTCCACCGCCACCGGTTCTACTTCCGATACATCGGATCGAAGACTATCATTTTCCTGAGCTCTCTCAGCATGAGGTGCCGTAGAAGTTATTGAGCTATTGTTGTTGCTCAAAGTGGAAAAACATGAGGCGGAAGCAGAAGTATTACCAACAGTGCTGCTATAATTGCAACGCCGAACAAAGCGATGGAGCTCTTGCCGTCGGTGATGTACCGGAGCTACATGTCCGGCGATAATAGGGGACTGAAAGTGGAGATTTCTGTTTAAGAGCTTTCGTGTTGTACGGAGAGTTGAACCTATTCGTAACATCTTAACACCGGCGTATTTCCGGCGATGTTCACCGGAGACTAAATTAGCCTCCGACGGAATATTACGCCGGTGTCCTTCGGAGCGCGCGTAAGGGGAAGGGTTTTAGGCGTTATTAGAGATTCTAAAACCCTTCAATACAGAGGTGGAGGATatcaaaaaagaaactaaaaaaataaCCACAAGTGACCTCTTTGagtattttgattttaaaataaaataaaaagatgatTTGACAATTAACCTAAATACCATCTACccaattatttaaatttaaaatagccGATAAATATATAATACATATAAGTCAAAGACCACTTTTAATATGCAGTCATAATTATTTATATCCAGTTGCCGCAAGGTCAATTTCATTTGATAACATGAACTAAAGCTTTTTTTTCCTTGAAATTCTTAATGGGACATGCGACTTTATTATAATGGACATTCGCTATCACCAAAAATAATAGTAGTAAGTACCGTTTCATCTTTAATAAGAGGTTATGGATTTTAACTTCGAAAATAGAAATCTTTTGCAGGAAATGTTATACCTCTGAAGTAAGACTATTGACGTGACTGTAAATTACTTGGGGTTCAAATTGAGTGCCAACgggaaacccaaaaaaaaaaaaaaatgaatcatGTGCCCGCATATTAGAAGAAGGCAAGATTTTGTCGATCTATAACAAGTAATAATTCGTAATAATAAATAGTGTGATATAGTACTCAAAAGTATAAAATAATAACTTGCAATAATAGGTTAAATTTCTTTTCACTATTATTATATAAAGCTTAAATCCTTATATATtaggagttttttttttaatttctgcaGGAGGTGGTGTCAAATGACACCCCTTCGGGAGAAAATACATTGTGTAAGTAGGtaaagaaattatttatatttatatatactatatgctgactccccttaattttttggtatgtttacttttatatattttgacaccccttaataaaaattctggctccgccactgcaACAAATTAAGGACCCGTTTGTCCATAAAAAAAAActtcattttttttgaatttctttttttttttcaaaaatgtctTTGTCCACAAAATTttgcaagtttttgaaaaaatttcggaaatgagtttttcaaaaacaaaaaatttccCACTCACAAAActgtaatattttttcaagtgaaatgcatgtccaaacacaattccaaatatcattttttaactttaactccaaataattttttatttcaaaaattacaatttttatgtccaaacgcctattAAGTCGTTATCGAAAGAACTTTGTAAATGTCCATGTATTTTTAACTCAGCAGGGCCTGCAACAAACAAACTGGTGCCAAATGTACTAAAACATTCTTAACAAAATGTTAATTTCCTCTTTTTATCATTCTCTATTTGGACCATTTCCAATATATATCTGCCGGCCAAATAGCAACATTTTCACCATTTTACTATAAAACAGTATATGTTAGCTTAATCTCCTTAATTAATCCTTACTTAGCTCGTCTTTAATTCAAGATTAATACCATAAGAAACAAGCAATAAGAACTTGAGAGAAAAGAGTAATACTATCTGAGAATCAAGAAACATGAATAGAGATGAAGATCTTCTTCTGTTCAGAGACCTGTATAAGCGAGAAAAGAATGAACATGCTAGCTTTCTTCTTCCTGTCTCTGATGAATTAGAGTCAAATGGTATGAATTTTAagctttttaattatttgttgtttttcataatttttcgcTGCTTATTTTTGGTTCTTCTCGTGATTGAGAGTTTCTCCTTTGCTTACCAGTAGTATTAGTTGcacttttatattttcatattctTAGAGTTTTATTTACACCCCTATTGTTTCGTTCGCTTCAACTATCTTATTTTCCTCTTGTTGTTGTTTGGTgctacttcttttttcttttttctactcTTTTCTTCTTGTCTTCCtttctcttcttcatcttttcttgagtcgagggtctactAGAAACAACTTCTCCACCTTTAGCAGGTAGACGTAAGCATGGGCGAAGGTACATAGTCCTACGGGTGGTCAACTGACCGGTCTttgtcgaaaaattacactgtatatataaataaaatattagatTTAATGGTATATgacatatattgaacaccctttatcaggattatttttttacttatttcaagCCTGAACAACCTAAATGAAATTACTGGCTTCTCCACTGGGGGTAAGGTCAGCGTACAAGCTATTTTGGGATTAGACTGAGTTTCTTCttcttgtcgttgttgttgtcgTCGTGTTTGAGAGTTGTGGAACTTGCAGGGAGTTATGCACTATACAGAATGGCTTCTAGCAAGAAAGGTCAAGTAGGGTTGGATAACTTGATGACTGAATCTGGAAAGAATGACTATGATTGGTAAGTTAATTTACTTTGATCATATTATTGATTTATTGTCACACTAAGTAATTAGTGCATGCTTAGGTTATTAAATGTGCTTCTTAAGGGGTGCACATAAACTTTAAAAGACAGATAATATGGACCAGAGATAGTATTGTTCTTTCGTACTTATAGCTTTGAAATTCGATTGAAGGTTGAAAACGCCACCAGCTACGCCTTTATTTCCATCTCTTGATATGGAAGCCAATGCTCCAGAATTAGTAATTCAAAAGGAGATCCCAATTATTCAACCAGTTACTCTCTCAAGGGTGTGTATTTCagcattttttttttccaaaattcacCATTTGCATGAAATTAATTTCTTTGACCTAGGACTAGGGGCGGAGCTAGGTGGGCACGCCCTtgccaaaaatatatttaaagtatatatattaggTATTgaattcctttatttttttttgcgCAGGTGAAAATCCTGCATCCACTACTCTAGGATTAATTCGTTCCTTTTATATCTATCTTAAAGAAATATATGATCTAGTTTTATTAACCTAAATTTTGTTACAATAGTTTGCAGAGAAGTCAGGGGTTGCAAAAACAAGAAGTACTCTTATTATAAGATCTGCATCGCCTAATCCAAAACCAAAAGTTGCCACAAGAAACTTAACACCAATAGGAAAACAACAAGGTGCTTTATCAATTGACAAGAAAGACACAAGAtatgcaacaacaataacagcggCAAACCAACAAAAAGTGATCAAATCCAACAATTTCATCGATCAGAATGCAATAAGAACAACAAGGCAAAAAGAGACACATCTCAATTTCCTAGCTTCCAACCTATCGAAAACCATGGGAATGGAGTCGTCTTTAAGTAGTAAGCCTAAAAGCAGAGGAGTGTCCCTTGCAGGAAGACCGAAAATCCTAGCTCAGACGATCCTAGGATTTTCGGATGAAACACCTGTTAATCTCAGGACAGACCGGTCCCTTTCAGCAACCAGGGGCCGGTCTATTAACCAACACCAATCAGCTAACcaacggcctggatcatcatcgtcatcatcatcttcttcatcatcagtaCATATTACAAAACCAACAAGACGACAATCTTGTTCCCCTAGTGTAACGCGCGGTCGAAAACAAGAAATTATTACTAGTAATACAAAATTTCAACAGGGGTATTCCACCACACAAGTTCTTGGCAGTAAAATGGTGGACAAGTTTATGAATGCTAGGAAATCAGTATATGAAGAAAAGGAAATTACAAAGGCAAAGTTGAATGGTTCTATAAATGAGAGCTCTGGTTTTGGAAGGCATATATCAAGAATTTCAGCAAATGTGGCTCTCAAACGCATGGTAAGTGTATCTAATTTTACTCATTTCAAAGGATACCGTTGCACATATATTATTTTACGTGTTACATATACGAGTAGTAAATTAATCAATAAAATAGTGACTTAACATGACCAAAAAAGTCGATGAAACCTTCAATTTGAAACTAAATTGGGCTGGGCCCAAGTTTCTACTGATGTCCATAACTTCTTTATGTTTAATTGGGCCCGCTATGTTTAACCTAATATCCATCCTGAAGAATTAATTTGAGAACGTATATATTTATATCTACAACTATCTATTTCtatttatatatctatattattatacatctatctatctatatctatatctatatctatctatctatattattataaaagcacgaatgttaaaacgctaaatgttgaacgacaaaAATATCCTTGAAATGTTAATCGACGTTTATACCCTTAAAATTTTAGTAATTCTTTTTGGAAAAGACAATACCATAGTTGGTGAAATTGTAAAATTTACAATTTTGCTTATAATAGAACTCTAAAATCAACCAAGATTTTAGAAAAGAGATCACCGCCACTAGCCCATTACATAAAGGAAATTTGTAATGGATTCTAATTCTTTTTTTGAACGATAAGGAAGCATATATATTAATACGCAAAAACTTACACCGAAGTTACGTAGTCCCGAAGGACATTACTATTGTTTAAAGTTACTAGACTATTACAAATACTGGTACTTAGTTGCTTAATTCCAAAACAAAAGCCTTGCATGTCCTTTTCCGAAATGGCTTCAACAAAAAGAGGTGGGCGTGCAAAATGATAGCATTTGTCCGGCTTGAAATTCTTGACTGCTTCCTTAGCTAGGCAATCTGCTACTGCATTTTCTTCCCTAAAATTGTGCCTGATTACCGGGAATTTCAGTCGATGCATTAATGATCTGCAGTTAAGTAAACATGCATTAGTACTATCATTCTCATCAATAAGCATCTTTATTATATCCGTTGAATCTGATTCAATCTCTATAGCAGCAAATGGCATGTCCACACCTAAAGGAGCATGTTATATAACAAGATTTTGTGAAGCCCATGATCCATTTACCAGAGCTATTTCTGAAAACTCCTCCTATACCTACATGAAGCTTTTCTTTCAAGAATGCCCCATCAATGTTAAGTTTTATCTTGTTTGGAGGAGGTCTTTCCCGGTGAATTTTAATCTTGACTGAAGATTGTTGTATGAGATTTTTTTCAGTAAAGAAGAGAAATTCCCTTATTTGATGAAAAACTTGTCTAGGGTTAATATCCAGGTCCAAATTgtttatgttattattatttttattctgcCACAGATTCCAAATCGAAAAAGGGAGGATATTTTTCCAAGCATAATGCAGATGACTATCTTGGAGATGAGAATCCCTTAAAATAGCTAACCAGTTGGATTGAGCATTACTTTGGTTGATTATTAGACCAATACTAGACCAATAATGGGTAGCTATAGGGCAAAGGAGAAAAATGTGAGTGGCATCCTCAGGTCCTTGTTTGCACATAGGGCAATTAGGATCGATATTGATACCAATATATTGTAGGTAAGTTCTACAAGGAATTTTATTATGCATGCATTGCCAAATAAATAACTTGATTTTTGTAGGACAATGGAGATCTCAAATCCAATTAAAATCAGGCTCTTTATTCTGAATCATCAAGTGGTTATCCTCTAAAAGTTTGTAGCAGGACTTGGATGAAAATATGCCATTGTTATTCGTATCCGAGGACATAAGATCTTTACTTATTGAGCCTAATGGCATAGGAGTAGCCTTGATCTTGTTCATTAGAGGAAGGGGTGGGTCAAAAGAAATTTTTGAGATATTCCATTGATCATTAATAATCAGTTGTCTAATAGAGATTGAGTAATCAGATTTTTGGAGAGGACCTTCTATATAATTTCTAGGGCTGGCATATTAGTTACGCCATACAACTCTATGTCCTTTATATAAGGAGAACTAATTGTTAAGGGATTATTTG harbors:
- the LOC107780953 gene encoding uncharacterized protein LOC107780953 isoform X2, which gives rise to MNRDEDLLLFRDLYKREKNEHASFLLPVSDELESNGSYALYRMASSKKGQVGLDNLMTESGKNDYDWLKTPPATPLFPSLDMEANAPELVIQKEIPIIQPVTLSRFAEKSGVAKTRSTLIIRSASPNPKPKVATRNLTPIGKQQGALSIDKKDTRYATTITAANQQKVIKSNNFIDQNAIRTTRQKETHLNFLASNLSKTMGMESSLSSKPKSRGVSLAGRPKILAQTILGFSDETPVNLRTDRSLSATRGRSINQHQSANQRPGSSSSSSSSSSSVHITKPTRRQSCSPSVTRGRKQEIITSNTKFQQGYSTTQVLGSKMVDKFMNARKSVYEEKEITKAKLNGSINESSGFGRHISRISANVALKRMQQMACPHLKEHVI
- the LOC107780953 gene encoding uncharacterized protein LOC107780953 isoform X3, which produces MNRDEDLLLFRDLYKREKNEHASFLLPVSDELESNGSYALYRMASSKKGQVGLDNLMTESGKNDYDWLKTPPATPLFPSLDMEANAPELVIQKEIPIIQPVTLSRFAEKSGVAKTRSTLIIRSASPNPKPKVATRNLTPIGKQQGALSIDKKDTRYATTITAANQQKVIKSNNFIDQNAIRTTRQKETHLNFLASNLSKTMGMESSLSSKPKSRGVSLAGRPKILAQTILGFSDETPVNLRTDRSLSATRGRSINQHQSANQRPGSSSSSSSSSSSVHITKPTRRQSCSPSVTRGRKQEIITSNTKFQQGYSTTQVLGSKMVDKFMNARKSVYEEKEITKAKLNGSINESSGFGRHISRISANVALKRMAEGGYVALRYNS
- the LOC107780953 gene encoding uncharacterized protein LOC107780953 isoform X4 — protein: MNRDEDLLLFRDLYKREKNEHASFLLPVSDELESNGSYALYRMASSKKGQVGLDNLMTESGKNDYDWLKTPPATPLFPSLDMEANAPELVIQKEIPIIQPVTLSRFAEKSGVAKTRSTLIIRSASPNPKPKVATRNLTPIGKQQGALSIDKKDTRYATTITAANQQKVIKSNNFIDQNAIRTTRQKETHLNFLASNLSKTMGMESSLSSKPKSRGVSLAGRPKILAQTILGFSDETPVNLRTDRSLSATRGRSINQHQSANQRPGSSSSSSSSSSSVHITKPTRRQSCSPSVTRGRKQEIITSNTKFQQGYSTTQVLGSKMVDKFMNARKSVYEEKEITKAKLNGSINESSGFGRHISRISANVALKRMQMACPHLKEHVI
- the LOC107780953 gene encoding uncharacterized protein LOC107780953 isoform X1, giving the protein MNRDEDLLLFRDLYKREKNEHASFLLPVSDELESNGSYALYRMASSKKGQVGLDNLMTESGKNDYDWLKTPPATPLFPSLDMEANAPELVIQKEIPIIQPVTLSRFAEKSGVAKTRSTLIIRSASPNPKPKVATRNLTPIGKQQGALSIDKKDTRYATTITAANQQKVIKSNNFIDQNAIRTTRQKETHLNFLASNLSKTMGMESSLSSKPKSRGVSLAGRPKILAQTILGFSDETPVNLRTDRSLSATRGRSINQHQSANQRPGSSSSSSSSSSSVHITKPTRRQSCSPSVTRGRKQEIITSNTKFQQGYSTTQVLGSKMVDKFMNARKSVYEEKEITKAKLNGSINESSGFGRHISRISANVALKRMIPNRKREDIFPSIMQMTILEMRIP